The genomic stretch aagaaaataatggggattataaatctttttgctcgagaaaataagcagtttgtttttttttaagtgtgtagcaatttttgtATGCATTgaaatatgtaattttttaatagtaaagttattcgatagcaaaaagttgtttgtttattgaaaatatcaattacgaccgaagacgttaataacgaacatttataaaaaaattgaagaaaaccggctgtaactcgccaaagccattttatgcaaaacatcatattgagtttcaagtttagcttatggcgcgtgacaagccgcacttgaaatctatccaactttctccctattactcaaagctctaacaaaatttaccaaaatgttctcaagaagttgtactcaaagataaagcaatataattttttttcgatatttttaaaaatagaaaagacatttaacctacacaagacatgtaccccaaattaattctttaagtttgctacgacgttcaagatgtacggagaaagggataattattttgctgatacgtgaaaattttagctgttccaaaaaaacttagagtataagataaacccatttccgacgagtgacattcaaactttgagtcaagttcaacaattatacttgaaaattttcatgacgaaattattcagtaaggaACACATtgatctttaatttgcaatacagtttgtgttaattatgtttatagttgatgagtaataagattttgaagttcattttttgaggtaaaaaataATTCCTGGCTATTATTTTGGAACATTgtgtaaaatctgatcaacagtttttatttaagatattttgatatatcgacatgaaattttcaaagttttaaaaattaaacatggGTTTGtctactatcctgcaaatgcggtacagtaagccaactttttttattttttatcaaataatatttgtttgcttatgtagaagaagacgaaaacaaagaagtagacaaagatggtggtgatgggatgaggattgttatgttgttacgcaacactatAAAATGTTTCTGTGATGaaacgcagatgacagatgtttcatgcgcgtcatttatcatgtgtgaagttatatcggagTATTAGATATAGATTTGAATTACCCATCAATGATTAAGAGAGGACAGTACTTCGTtgttccaagctttgctattgttagTAACAAATTGCAtagacaaacttttgcatgcgtgaatatttttttgagcaatccagtattttttcatgagccatgttttttgtaaattgtttttttaaatcacattcatttttagttattttgtaagtttagtttgaacataacatatgtaacatcaaacaattgagaaaatgaactattattcaagttatgaaattttttaaaatataaatcgttagaaaacaattttttgaaaataatcaaataatggagaaaaagtatttagatattggagaaaacagctgtgcagtggatcctTATAAGAAGCGATatgcagattcgttttcgaATAAGCAATCAATAcacgatctactgaacgaaggatttatcgcagtttagataattaattaagttttaaaccagcgctggcagtctgcatcgaattgtcgatagtatcatagttacatctttaacttcaactcgatatttcaaaaaaaaatttttcgttttagattaaataccaacttttaatagttcaaaacgcatttgaaagtggctagccactacgggccaactagttggAAAATAAcacatgattattattattaaccaTTTGACTTGCCTTTGGCTGGCCTTTTCTGTTCCGAAATTGGGTGTATACACAGTCgaaaagttaataaaataaggggccatccacataccacgtggacagatttttaacgattattcttttttattcttttttttttttgtaaagacCGTGGACATTCTACAACTGACTGTTAGTTACGTTGTTAAACTgttaggatcgtagcgctaaccccgcaattgtcctgtacacttaacagttggctgcgaagtctgtgtataataaacagaagatcgggttccgaatcggaatggagcaccaaggctttgctttgcttgctgCGTTATATTGTATCtattaattcctcctcagttttcgcgacaaaattgttagagtagatcttacgcCTCAGGTTTTCCTACAAATTCTCCGACTTtgataccacatcgatattcagccgctccatctcctccaatgaTCGCTtggagtagtgggccgacgttCTGGCCAAAACACCACGTTTCCgctcttatggtatttcttgatgaacgacgcaacttccggcaggcacttcgtactatggatttccccgttcacggccaaccCGGATCGagagaagagcggctttgacattaccctcttgctgattgtcagccacagcagcaccttcttgaaaaacttggtgtgtgaaatgaatatCACCTCGGAACTCACTTCCTCCgagaggaagtaaaatacgatgtgccctgccagtcattgccatccagggtttgataggtctcgtcgtccatcaccaccgtcaCGTCACaattcgccggaaaaatcgacttgactagcttattcagccgctgccgctgtGTCATTACCTGCAGCTTCGAGACCAGTGCAGTGGACGGGACGGTcgtttcctgacatgtatgtccatgttcgccaaatactttttcactgttttgcgcatgcaccaacctcccggccaagcgcacgcagcgatgtagccacttttccttcGGTCTTTCTCTGGAGCTACTTGTTGCTCAGTAGAtgaagtgccgcacgatgtccgtttttgacgcggcagGGTATCGTTCTTTAACCGCGCACTACTGATCGGAGTTGCTTCGTTGTTTTCAttatcacggttagagttcgattgatagagctgtcaatttttcaactaacTCATGggctactatgattgatgcagcatgggtagttttgtcagtgcgtgtaaaggcaaatcatgaaaaatcggcaattttaatCCAATTTTTACCGCAAATGTTGCGGTCAACAACAAGTCGAGTGctgttctcgaattgaccattgAATGAATTACGCAATGGTTTATTTTAATGGTAATGGTTTGTTAGGCGGTATCGATAATAATGCCAGGAAAGCACTTTATCACAACCCGTATTGAGACTGAGTGATGAGGCTTCATTGTGAAAAATGCCGTTGCAATGTACTACTCTCTGACAGCATGCGAATCCTGTGACGGAAAAACTGCTCATCTTTGGCGGTGACCCAAGTATCAATCTAATTTTTGACTTCTTTATAAGAACGGAAGTACTCGTTAGCTTTTGTCCTTCGTAGGAGATTGAACtattatttgatctattgtggtatgccccAACTAACTCTAAATGCGTACGAGCAGGTTCATCGTTTGACCCTGTGCTATCGATCGGAACAGGTAGTAGTCAGATGGAGTAACGTTTGGACAGTACGGCGGGTggggtaaaatttttttttcttaccatTTCTGCGTCATGGGGTCGAGCATTGTCATACTAAagaatgattttttcgagtaatTCATTGTATTGTGACTTACTGAGTAACTTAAAATACCTAATTTAGCATCTTCGGAAACCTTCTTCCCACTCACGGCAGAATCTTTCTCTCAAAAAAGCTTCACCGTAAGTATTCGACAGCAATTGATGCCACTCAGCTGCAGAGATCTCtgaatttaaaaagaaaagCAACACTTCCTCCAAATGAAGAGTGTTCGGCTCGAGAATAACTTTATGATACGAAGAGATATTTACAAATGTTTTAATGCATCAATGTTCACAACGGCGGAAGCAAAGTTGTACACCTAATAAGAGAAAACTAGGGCGCTAAGTGCATGCGCAAGTTCAAAATCATTTAAAGTGTTTACAATcggattctaaaaaaaaaaaaaactatttgaatGCGGGATTGAAAGTGAAAAATTCATCTATATGGAGGATACCCGAGAAATATTATACTTATTCATAAATAgttacaaaattaaaaaaaaacaatcctgACGGCTAAAAATATTGCGGAGAGTTTTAAATTTATATCACACAGAAATGTGAAAAAAGACATACAGTGACACTTCCAAATTCTTGGTGAAAACcatgatgtataaagacatatatattgtttataaacaactagggcaCAAAGAATTATCGCATCTCATGatatatcatttggatgcatAAATATTCtaaatatggcaatgctacataccttgctaccaatattcattaatttaaaaaataatttcaaactcAAAACACCTGAATTTACCGTATTCAATTGCCTAGTTAGTAAGGATatatatcaacaaacacgaaaaagttattcgctgttgcatagtgatgctccgtctccaaccctccaaagtgaaaaaacgcttcctcaccccgcgcctactttttggtcaaaccgttacaccatgttctactcatcatggtGAAAACTAGATTGGGCAGTCGAAAACAAcatatcataataataataaagcttTCTCATAAAATAGGTGCTAcgaaaaaattaagaaattcCACTAGGAAACTTACAGTcagaaaaaatgtttgtaagCTGCAAACATTAAAATTTCTATGGTTCGGTGGCGAAAGACCTTGTGGCTGAGAGCGacctcaataaaaaaaatgaaaaaaatgataaaattacaaatgAACTGAaggttaatgaagtgttattaGTTTGAGAATAACaacaatcaaaaaatggtcaaaaaattcattaaaaaattgAACAGAAATATTATCTTCAGTGCTAGTGATAAACAACGCAAAAGTAATCTGCTTTACAATTAGCTGGGACATTATCAAAGTGAAACCATTCGTGTCCGGCTTATGCTACAGATCTTAAAATGTATTTGGGTGACACTCTCCCCCCAATCCAAAAATCCTGCGCACGGCTATGACCATAACTCATTGATCACCAGTAGCAGCTTCTTGCGCGGGGGTTTTTCCTCTTTCGCCTATCTTGACTCTTGACTGTCTGCCCTCACAGATTATGAGGTAAGCAAAAAAGGACGCCTGCGATAATCTGTAGCAACCGGATTGTTCAGCTTCATTTGTCTAGCTGTGCAAATatgtataaatatatatttatttgtgCATATGAAACCATTACCTAGAAGTGTTGTCGTGATTAAAATATTAGCTACAGCAGTTTGTTTTTACTTGGCACTTATCTGGGCCGGGGGACGCGGAGCTATACAATATAGAGTAGTGTTAATTTGTCTAACGAGACTTCCCGTTCAGCAATGGGATGATAATGATCGACAATTTTGGCTTCGCTGGCTTGGTAATTGAGCTTCTAATGACACTCGTTGAATGCATTAAATAATCATTACATGCGTCCGTTgtaagcattttttttaattattcccAAAGTAAGAGACAGCGCAGCGCAGCGCACGACAGGAACGACGGCTGTCCGATGGGATGCAATATTTTATTAATGTCGATGAAAGTTGAACCGTCATCATCATGTTGGTAATTACGGTGTCACGAGAAATTGGGTTGAAGCGTAATGGGATTTGACAACAGATAACAAAGAATCCAGGGAATGAGACCTCAAGCACGCATGCAGCGTTACTAGGAAACCGataaacagtctttttcaaaacCACGCCCCAAGTTTCGGTGTGTTGCGGATAACAACAATAAAGTTTTGATTTTGGGGTTATATGCACCACTTcagaaaagttataatttttctaCTGAAGGGAAAAGCAAACTGATTAGAAATCGAAATCAGTTCCGATAATGAACCGTTTTTTACAACGCTTTGATGTTCATCCTACGACTTGAAAAGCTGCTCCAATTGTGGATTATCATTATTCAGTTTATGACTTGATGAGATTTTAAAGTTCCTACTTCTTGGAAAATctcaaaaaaatcaactttaccAAATGAATCATGCTTTTTGATTGGAAATCACTACTAAAATGTTTGGAAtataatttttctcaaaatagttaaaatcaaaaatttgctcTGGAACCTaattttaaccttttttttttctccacagTAAAGTAGGTAAGAAGTCAACCGTAAACAACCGGGTAGCTTCCCAGCGAAGATCTCATTCGGTCACAACTGTATCGCCTACACCGGTGCTGCAACAAGCGGACAAACTAAGGAACATCAGCCAGAACAGAGCTAGCAACAATAGAACCAGAGGAACCAGTTTCTACAGCAAAAGATATTTTCAAGATCTACTCAATAGTTATAAGCGAAATTCCCCCTACAATAAGGAGGAGGATAGAATTGATTCGAATTTAATGACAAAATCGTTAGCACGACCGAAGGGCAAATGTGTGGGGGCAGATTGTAGGAAAGTCGTTTCGCTGCAGCAGGAAAACGATGAGTATGATTACGATTACGAAGACGACGAGGACGATGATGAAGATGATGGTGATAATGAGGAGGAGGAAGAGTACGATGATGATAATAGCGTCGTAGGTGCTGATgatgatgctgctgctgataaTAAACGTCATAACGGCGATTATTTTAACCGCAAGCACATCGAGACCCAAGGCGACGCTGGGTATGGCAGCATGGTCATAGTTAACGGAAGTTCAATCCAAGACAGCCATAAACAAACTGTCAAAAGAAAGCAGAGCAGCGAAGGGTCAAAACATGATGATAATGGCCTGGATGCAGTTGGTCGTAAGGTAAATTTTATGAGAAACACCAATTAAAGCATAAAATTAGGGCAAATCTAATGATGGTCTTGCATTTCAGGATACTTTCTCTGCACATGCATCCACCCTATCAGGGTCGAGCTCCCCACAGTCTTCAATGGAATTAAGAAAACTTTCAAAACCATCTCATCGAACGGGTAACAAAGGTTTCTCTAGTTTTCTTAAGAAAATCCTTAACAAACTTGTTTTTTCCAGATATATCACGACTAGCTTCCCACCACGCTAGTAAGATCCGACAGGAAGGATCCTGCTCGGTTCCGAAACCAAAGATAATCCTAGCCTCGAGTGATCCCACCAAGCAGTACACCCCACATTGCACAATACTGCACCGGTGCGGGGATGACGTGGGTTGTTGCCCTCCAACCCAGACTTGCGCTTCCTCGAAGAATGCCACAATTGAACTTTACTTCTTTGTACGTTCTCCTCCCCTCCCGAATTCTACAAAGTTTTCTAAAGAATACTCGTCTCATCGCCATAGGTTCAAACCGTGGGAGCAAGGTCATCAATCGAAAGACTGAGTTTCATAAACCACACCGAGTGCGCATGCATTAATCGGTTGGAATCGATTGCAGCAGCTCCAGTGGTGTCATCAACGGTGCAGCCGACTGTGTTGACGGCACCGAACTGCACTTGTCCCGTATTGTTCCAGCGGGTGATCGACGATGATAACCGCTGTCATTGCGATTGTTCATCGAGCGATACGCAGTGCGATCAGTTCAAACGTGGTTTGGAACATTTTTCCATGGAAAGTAGAAGGTAATTTCGCTGTAATTATTGATGAGTCACTATGAGTTGTAAATTGGAACCTTTCTTAGGTGCATCCTGAATGGTCGCTGCCATGAGCCTTTGTGCGAATATGGACACTACAGCAAGGCAAAGGGGAAGTGCCCCACCAGAGAGGACAAGCTGAGCTATTCCTACAGGGGTTGaggatttgtaaatattttgtaCGCGCACGCAAGGTCCTCTCGAGATTCTCGTCTGCCATATCGCATTGTGTAATAAACACTGATTTCATCGGAAATTGTGTTGATCACCAgtaacaaaagaaaaaagaatcGACTGTATACGAATAGTAGCTTTGTTTTTAGTTTCGCTGATGATGCATCTATTTATTTCGAAACCAAGTAAACTTGATTGATCTGAAGTTTAATTAGATGTGCTAAGTAAATTAATTTAAGAATACTGTAAGTCAAATGATAATATATTATACATTTTTTGACATAATGTTTTAGGCTTTTTTGTTACATCACATTGTTTTTGCATTTAGCATCAAGTTGAACCATGTGCTGCAATTCAGAATAGAAACAAAAACTCCAGTCTCTGCTCTTGTTACAGCTGCATTGATGCACGCTATAAATTTTATTATAGGGCCATAAAATTCACTTAGAAACGTGTTCTAGACATAGTTACGTCGATAACTTTGGAATGCTCATGCTTTGCTTCCTGTATTCTTTACAAAGAATGCACTTTTTACAACTGCATAGAAAAAATTATCTTTTTCAGTCCGGTGATCAATATAACGTGTGCAATTACACAATGCCGTTAGTTCAACAGACATGAAAAAAAGATGAGCTTCTTGGGCTGAAACTGTACTCTTCGGTAAAATATCATTCTCGAAAAATACATCGTGATCAGCTAGCCTGGTCTGGATTCATTTTAGAACTTCACAGTCTCTAGATCCTTGATTTCATATTTGTAACAAAAATTCTAGATCATGAATTCGGTTCTCGTGTTTACGTATTGCATTTGTGATTTCATATCAATCATCTACTCTTGTGAAACGTCTTTCATCAAGACCAGCAGGaagttttttcgttttttagtATATTCGTTTCAAAACTGCCTGGGTGATAAAGGTGTCATTGTTCAAGTGTTTAGGTCCAAGAAGCTGGCAGCGGAGTTCGGGTTAGGATGCATAGTGGATCTCTGAACTCGGCaaaaattttgacaataaatCCTAACCATCGATTCACTTCCGACAGTGCTTCATGAATTCGAAGCTTAAGAGCACTATCCAGTGTGACACCCAGATCTCGTACTTGAGTTACTCGGTGCAAAGGCTGTCCTGTCATGATGTATTCAAAAACAATTGGTGTCATTTTACATTGTAAAGATATGATGCACCAGCCTCTGAACTGCGATACAGTCATCACACAGATTATCATGTAAATTTTGATATCCTCCTCGTAAAACATTCAGCAACAAGATGAAGCATTTTATCGATTTCACTGACGAAAAGTACGAATAGCAATGGTCCAAGTTTACTTCCTCGGGTCACTCCAGAAGGAGTGGAAAATGTCGTAAGATTAAGCAGAAACGATTTCAGCAAAAATCGCTCGATCAGACAAATAGTATCCAAACCAAGTGTACTCTAAAATGACGGTTGGTTTGAATTAACTAAAATACTCGAATCATCTTTATCTAGTAGAACGCACTTCTGATTAGTCTCAGTACCAGAAAGCTCAAAACAATCATGTTGCAAAATTACGTACGTACAATAGTTGCAACACTACATAAAACGCTTGTCAAAAATCAGATGATTGACTTGGTAATCTGAAACATTTGAACAGTATTTTCTCTAACACTCCAGATGATTCGTAAAATTCATTTTCCATCTGGTGGTTCGAAAGGTATTAATAATGTTGAAAGGGATTCGATCGGAGTCCGATTGCGTAGATGTCACAGCGTCAGATTTGCTCTGAAATCAAGTCGATATCCTGTgctgtttttgagtaatggagaaaAGCAACTCGCGTGGGAAAGGCCTTATGTTTGTTCGAACTGAGCCAGTGTACCAAACTATGGAACAAATTCTTCTCATAAGAGGGAGcatcaaaaatttttccaagagattgcgaaattgcgagattgttttacaaacaaaattttctaGCGAAATATTTCCAGAAGCTCTAGAGAATTTGAATGAGATCGAATATATTCTAAgtttttgctaacttattggctataaagagagcttatcgtaacaattgaggattgcaacgatttttgtcgaaaattgttaataattttatttgacatagctccTAATGGtttaacaccagtaagtctatgttattcgagtgtaccaaaccaaggaggatgcttcaaaatcattttcagaattatattctgaatcctttggagcgttttcttccttgttgaacagcaacttgaccagatcggtacagtataaagcattgctggtctgaaaatttgtttgtaaatcaaaagtttgttctttaaacaaagtttaggattcctattaatgagaggatataaacatctcgtatatttgatgcacttggcttgtatactttcaatgtgctctttgaaaataagttttaaatatattttaagtattttatgGCTACGTTCCTCTGCGAAAAACAATACCAATAGGATAAATATTAGAGATTGAGATTAGAGCATTGAGAGCAGAGCTGCGAATTTTCACTGTCGGCAACAGAATGTCACTTGAAATTGAGGGCTGTGAATATCGGTGTCAGCATAATAACGGATAATAAAACCTGAATCAGAACAATTCCTATataaaaaacacttgcttgttccggttatttatttttcgtagcagctgcgatgttgacactagcgttgtgagcaataaaccaatgaataggacgttcaaaaagcgagagagaaggttttgttcaAGTCACCTACGCAGTTATACGGGCCCGGTCGGAGAGGGTTAACCAATGCATTTGCTGGAAaatattacattttgtgaagattCGATCGAGACGTGCGTTGGAAATTGTTCGAAGGTTTTAAAAAGTTTAGATGCATCCGAAAATTGCTGGGTCCTAAGCACGTTATATTCGGATTTCGTTTAATTTTTATACGtataaattattattcaatatTGTGCGTCTTGCCTTATCGATGATGTTACCACGAAAGAGGCAGTACCAATGTAGTGATTTTGCAGCATGCTATGATTCGTccagtttcatattttgaattgCTGTTAACATAGAATGCGCTAG from Wyeomyia smithii strain HCP4-BCI-WySm-NY-G18 chromosome 3, ASM2978416v1, whole genome shotgun sequence encodes the following:
- the LOC129732082 gene encoding uncharacterized protein LOC129732082, with the translated sequence MISSIGVAKIITFCFIIVFLKVKLCVSFVPVRRSVVLVGDESPQPEPVGRRLNVSSMLITGSFVDYSANNNHLHQHAFGMSTASHHVRHQHHHVKSQQSANKEEEKVRAVRAFSRNNHSRVAKHHHRFNAHHQSIHNHCRLAPDAGSKTYTRHPNNGNRPRLLHNFVTGGNRSSLPGTPPDEHKTVRPEHGNLSKVGKKSTVNNRVASQRRSHSVTTVSPTPVLQQADKLRNISQNRASNNRTRGTSFYSKRYFQDLLNSYKRNSPYNKEEDRIDSNLMTKSLARPKGKCVGADCRKVVSLQQENDEYDYDYEDDEDDDEDDGDNEEEEEYDDDNSVVGADDDAAADNKRHNGDYFNRKHIETQGDAGYGSMVIVNGSSIQDSHKQTVKRKQSSEGSKHDDNGLDAVGRKDTFSAHASTLSGSSSPQSSMELRKLSKPSHRTDISRLASHHASKIRQEGSCSVPKPKIILASSDPTKQYTPHCTILHRCGDDVGCCPPTQTCASSKNATIELYFFVQTVGARSSIERLSFINHTECACINRLESIAAAPVVSSTVQPTVLTAPNCTCPVLFQRVIDDDNRCHCDCSSSDTQCDQFKRGLEHFSMESRRCILNGRCHEPLCEYGHYSKAKGKCPTREDKLSYSYRG